Proteins from one Neodiprion fabricii isolate iyNeoFabr1 chromosome 5, iyNeoFabr1.1, whole genome shotgun sequence genomic window:
- the LOC124182304 gene encoding nuclear RNA export factor 1-like, whose translation MPKKSSKAQWNGRDPAAQNVQGKHYFDHDNRTIHPNSGRPRVSFKSQGRHGPDRGRNLKTGLTNYLGEDISMTVGASNGPRQVLVRGKIGRRASWGRLIPFPQHGRREGRQGSQHRPPMFADSNWFKVTIPYGHKYQKDFVVKSLNSYISPDMFVPIMYKVLPNEAVFYVDDPNTADKLYNCDRKITTNDGFKIQVRVKPGFPQVEIDQTLRERMKLAMVKRYVQETNALDLSKFHQDPDLVTDYFCALFRPLMLAAVIDIVAEHIPNLEALNLDGNKLAVIERLNILTKKLPKLKVLYIGENRIQEVSHLDVIKDLKLEELRLAGNPVCAKYKDRQTAYFSDVRKRFPRLLKLDGIILPPPIRFDVADETASLPPTQRMYVVNTDAQAIAGQFLQQYFMIFDSDNRQPLLDAYHEQASFSMTVSYGSNGNKLDSYLRENRNLFRLNDIERKRKLLKQGRLPVVSFISEMPKTKHDLDGFTMDLCLATETMMMIIVTGLFKELDGKKNPIRYFNRTFLIVPEGGGYCICNEQLHISHPTDEQEKKAFTVRQSQPSSSTPASTSSGTSVVTGISDEAKQHMTIALSEKTKMNLEWSFKCLAEVQWDFNNALAAFQEFYTLGQIPPEAFLPNKT comes from the exons CAAAGCTCAGTGGAACGGAAGAGATCCCGCTGCGCAAAACGTGCAGGGTAAACACTACTTCG ATCACGACAATCGCACAATCCACCCGAACTCCGGGAGACCTCGAGTGTCATTCAAATCACAAGGAAGACACGGACCGGATCGAGGAAGAAACCTCAAAACTGGGTTAACAAATTACCTGGGCGAAGACATCTCAATGACCGTAGGAGCGAGCAATGGACCTAGGCAAGTCTTGGTCAGGGGCAAAATCGGTAGGCGGGCGTCTTGGGGTAGATTGATTCCGTTTCCGCAGCATGGTCGGAGAGAGGGAAGGCAGGGGTCTCAACACCGCCCTCCAATGTTCGCAGACTCCAACTGGTTCAAAGTTACG ataccGTATGGACACAAGTACCAGAAAGACTTTGTAGTGAAGAGCCTGAACAGTTACATATCACCCGATATGTTCGTACCAATAATG TACAAAGTCTTACCAAATGAAGCCGTGTTCTATGTCGATGACCCGAACACCGCCGACAAATTGTACAACTGCGATCGTAAAATAACTACCAATGATGGATTCAAGATACAAGTAAGGGTAAAGCCTGGTTTTCCCCAAGTTGAAATCGATCAGACGCTTAGAGAAAGGATGAAACTTGCCATGGTAAAGAGATACGTGCAGGAAACTAATGCTCTAGATCTTTCCAAATTTCATCAAGATCCTG aCCTTGTAACAGACTACTTTTGCGCCTTATTCAGGCCACTGATGTTGGCCGCAGTTATAGACATCGTCGCCGAGCACATACCCAACTTAGAAGCATTAAATTTAGATGGTAACAAACTGGCAGTTATCGAGCGACTCAATATTTTAACCAAAAAGTTACCAAAACTCAAAGTTTTATACATCGGTGAGAATCGG ATACAGGAAGTCAGTCATCTGGATGTGATAAAGGACCTAAAACTAGAAGAACTGAGGCTCGCTGGTAATCCCGTTTGCGCAAAGTACAAAGATCGTCAAACTGCATATTTCAG TGACGTACGAAAGAGGTTTCCAAGACTTCTGAAACTG gACGGAATTATACTCCCACCGCCTATTCGATTTGACGTCGCCGACGAGACAGCCAGTTTACCGCCTACTCAAAGAATGTACGTCGTTAACACAGATGCGCAAGCAATTGCTGGCCAATTTCTGCAGCAGTATTTCATGATATTCGACAGTGATAATCGTCAGCCATTGCTAGATGCATATCATGAACAGGCCTCATTTAGTATGACTGTTTCTTATGGAAGTAACGGCAATAA ACTGGATAGTTACCTACGTGAGAATAGAAATCTGTTCCGCCTTAACGACATCGAGAGAAAACGGAAGCTACTAAAGCAAGGCAGACTTCCTGTAGTTTCCTTTATATCAGAAATGCCCAAGACTAAACATGACCTGGACGGCTTTACTATGGATCTATGCTTAGCCACG GAAACCATGATGATGATAATCGTTACCGGATTATTCAAGGAGCTGGATGGCAAGAAAAATCCTATCCGCTACTTCAATCGAACTTTTCTCATAGTCCCCGAGGGTGGAGGGTACTGCATTTGCAATGAGCAATTGCATATTAGCCATCCAACCGACGAGCAGGAGAAGAAAGCATTCACTGTGCGACAGAGTCAGCCATCTAGTTCAACACCGGCATCAACATCATCAGGTACATCAGTTGTAACTGGAATTAGTGACGAAGCGAAACAACACATGACGATAGCGCTAAGTGAAAAGACAAAGATGAACTTGGAATGGAGTTTCAAATGCTTGGCGGAGGTTCAATGGGACTTTAATAACGCTTTGGCAGCATTTCAGGAATTTTACACACTTGGTCAAATACCGCCGGAAGCTTTTTTACCGAACAAAACGTGA